GTGATCCCGGTCATGCGCTCGGCCGACGCCCGGGAGGGCATGAAGGCCTTCGCCGAGAAGCGCACCCCCCGCTTCGAGGGCCGCTGAGCGTGGATCCGACCCGCGTCGACATCGTGGTCTACGACGGCATCGACGAGCTCGACGCCGTCGGTCCGCTCGAGGTGCTGCGCAGCGCCGTGGCCGACGGAGCCGACCTCGACGTGCGCCTCGTCACCCGGCTCCCCTCCCGTCAGGTCACGGGTACGTTCGGCCTGCGCATCGAGCCCGACGGCATGTTCGAGCCCGGTGCGGCGGGCGTGGTCGTCGTGCCCGGCGGCGGGTGGGCAACCCGCGCCGACCGGGGCACGTGGGGCGAGGTGAGGCGGGGGGACCTCGGCCCGATGCTCGCCAGGTGCGCCGAGGACGGTGCCCTGATGGCCAGCGTCTGCACCGGCGCCATGCTGCTGGCCCACGCCGGCATCATCGGCGAGCGCCCGGCCACCACCCACCACGCCGCCCGAGCGGCGTTGTTCGACACCGGCGCCCAGGTCCTCGACGAACGGGTGGTCGACGACGGGGACCTGATCACCGCGGCCGGGGTGACGAGCGGCATCGACCTCGGGCTGCACCTCGTGGAGCGCCTCGTCGGCCCGGCGGCGGCCGAGAAGGCGGCCGTGCGCCTGGAGCACACACGGGTGCCGACCCACCGGACGTGGACGATCAGCTGAAGGTGTCGGGGTCGGGCCCCATGCGCCCGGCGTCGCCCCGGTCGAGACCGTCCATCACGGCCATCTCCTCGTCCGACAGCTCGAAGTCGAACAGGGCCAGGTTCGAGGCGATGCGCTCCGGGGTGACGGACTTCGGGACCACGGCGATCCCGTGCTGGACCTCCCAGCGCAAGGTCACCTGGGCAGGGGTGCGACCGTGGGCCTCGGCGATCCCCTGGATCACCGGGTCGTCGGCGACGCGTCCTCGCGCGATCGGGCTCCAGGCCTCGGTGACGATGCCGTGCAGGTCGTGGAAGTCGCGCAGGGTCCGCTGCGGGAAATAGGGGTGGAGCTCGACCTGGTTGAGCGCGGGCACCACCCCCGTGGCCTCGATGACACGGTGGATGTGCTCGGGCTGGAAGTTCGACACGCCGATCGACCGCACCCGACCCTGGTCGCGGAGCTCGACGAAGGTCTCCCACGTCTCGACGTACAGGTCGTTGGCCGGGGCGGGCCAGTGGATGAGCAACAGGTCGAGGACGTCGAGCCCGAGCGCCGCCATGCTCGTCTCGAACGACTCGAGGGTCTTGTCCCGCCCCTGGTAGGAGTTCCACACCTTGGTCGTGACGGCGACCTCCTCGCCGGCGTCGCGGCGGACGGCGACGGCCTCGCCCACGCCGGCCTCGTTCATGTACCCCCAGGCGGTGTCGACCCGCGGGTACCCGGCGTCGAGGGCCGTCCCGACGATGCGGGCGGTCTCCTCGGCCGGGACCTGGAACACGCCGAAGCCGACCTGGGCGATCGCGGCGCCGTCGTTGAGGGGCAGGCGGGGGATGTCGGACACGGAGCACTCCGGGGTCGGCGGGACGAGCCGCATCTTGGCCCATGTCCGCCTGCGCCGTCACCCAGGGCGGCGCCACGATGCCCGAGCCGGCCCGTCACCATCGGCGACGGCGGCGGTGTTCCTCGCCGCCGACGCCTCCACGTACCGCACGGGAGGACTGCTGCTCGCCGACGGCGGTCGCGGCCACCTCCGGTGAACAGCCGGGCCGCACCGGACAGGGACGCGGCCACACTGGACCCATGCCGCTGATCCGTGACGTCGAGCCCGCACGGCTCTCGCCCTACCTGGCCCAGCACACCGACAACCCCGTGCGGTGGTGGACCTGGTCCGACGAGGCGTTCGCCGAAGCGGCCCGACGCGACGTCCCGGTCTTCATCTCCGTGGGCTACTCGGCCTGCCACTGGTGCCACGTGATGGCTCACGAGTCCTTCGAGGACCCCGACACCGCCGCCCTCGTCAACGAGCTGTTCGTGAGCATCAAGGTCGATCGGGAGGAGCGACCGGACGTCGACGCCGTCTACATGCAGGCCACCCAGGCCCTCACCGGCCGGGGCGGCTGGCCCATGACGGTCTTCGCGCTCCCCGACGGCCGACCCTTCTTCGCGGGGACGTACTTCCCCAAGGACGGGCGCAGCGGCCAGATGAGCTTCACCGACCTGTGCCGCCGGGTCGGCGAAGCATGGAGAGAGCAGCGCCCGACGCTCGAGGAGCAGGCCGAGGGCCTCACCGAGGCCATCGCCGCC
This portion of the Acidimicrobiales bacterium genome encodes:
- a CDS encoding DJ-1/PfpI family protein, with the translated sequence MDPTRVDIVVYDGIDELDAVGPLEVLRSAVADGADLDVRLVTRLPSRQVTGTFGLRIEPDGMFEPGAAGVVVVPGGGWATRADRGTWGEVRRGDLGPMLARCAEDGALMASVCTGAMLLAHAGIIGERPATTHHAARAALFDTGAQVLDERVVDDGDLITAAGVTSGIDLGLHLVERLVGPAAAEKAAVRLEHTRVPTHRTWTIS
- a CDS encoding aldo/keto reductase, with the protein product MSDIPRLPLNDGAAIAQVGFGVFQVPAEETARIVGTALDAGYPRVDTAWGYMNEAGVGEAVAVRRDAGEEVAVTTKVWNSYQGRDKTLESFETSMAALGLDVLDLLLIHWPAPANDLYVETWETFVELRDQGRVRSIGVSNFQPEHIHRVIEATGVVPALNQVELHPYFPQRTLRDFHDLHGIVTEAWSPIARGRVADDPVIQGIAEAHGRTPAQVTLRWEVQHGIAVVPKSVTPERIASNLALFDFELSDEEMAVMDGLDRGDAGRMGPDPDTFS